A region from the Methanobacterium formicicum genome encodes:
- the ahcY gene encoding adenosylhomocysteinase, whose protein sequence is MPYKVKSMDLAPQGRKKIEWVQRHMPVLETIKKRFEEEKPFEGITIGSCLHLEPKTINLGLTLQAGGAEVAMTGCNPLSTQDDATAAGASLGLNMYGWREQTNEEYYQTINMVLDHEPDIIIDDGADMIFMIHKKRRDVLDKIKGACEETTTGIHRLKSMHADGALEFPVIAVNDAYTKYLFDNRYGTGQSTFDSIMGSTNILIAGKNVVVCGYGWCGRGIAMRAQGLGANVIVTEVDPIRALEARMDGYRVMTVHEAVKHADILVTATGNVDIVSGDDFKVMKNGCIMANSGHFNVEINREDLDQMAIAQKKMKPDIDEFVMDDGRRLYLLADGRLVNLAGERGQGHPAEIMDLSFAMQALSAEQLVNTPMEIGVHKTPDEADMRVARLKLKAMGIEIDDLTEKQVEYLEGWEHGT, encoded by the coding sequence ATGCCTTATAAAGTAAAAAGTATGGATTTAGCCCCTCAGGGTAGAAAGAAGATTGAATGGGTCCAGAGACACATGCCAGTACTGGAAACCATTAAAAAACGTTTCGAAGAAGAAAAACCCTTTGAGGGAATCACCATAGGTTCTTGCCTGCACCTGGAACCCAAAACCATCAACCTGGGTTTAACACTCCAGGCCGGAGGGGCAGAAGTGGCAATGACCGGATGCAACCCGCTCTCAACCCAGGATGATGCCACGGCCGCTGGTGCCAGTCTGGGTCTTAACATGTATGGCTGGAGGGAACAGACCAATGAGGAGTACTACCAGACCATCAACATGGTACTGGATCATGAGCCCGACATCATCATTGATGACGGAGCAGACATGATATTCATGATCCACAAAAAAAGAAGGGATGTTCTGGACAAGATCAAGGGAGCCTGTGAAGAAACCACCACTGGAATTCACCGGTTAAAGTCCATGCACGCCGATGGTGCCCTGGAATTTCCGGTGATAGCAGTAAACGACGCCTACACCAAGTACCTCTTTGACAACCGCTACGGAACCGGACAATCAACCTTTGACTCCATAATGGGATCCACCAACATCCTCATAGCCGGAAAAAACGTGGTGGTATGTGGATACGGATGGTGCGGTCGAGGAATAGCCATGCGCGCCCAGGGACTGGGGGCCAATGTAATTGTAACTGAAGTTGATCCTATAAGGGCATTGGAAGCGCGAATGGACGGTTACCGGGTCATGACAGTACACGAAGCAGTTAAACACGCTGACATCCTGGTTACGGCCACAGGAAACGTGGATATTGTCTCTGGTGATGACTTTAAGGTAATGAAGAATGGCTGTATAATGGCCAACTCCGGCCACTTCAACGTGGAGATAAACCGTGAAGACCTGGACCAGATGGCAATAGCGCAGAAAAAGATGAAACCCGACATCGATGAATTTGTCATGGATGATGGTCGCAGATTATATCTCCTGGCCGATGGAAGGCTGGTTAACCTGGCTGGTGAAAGAGGACAGGGTCACCCTGCTGAGATCATGGACCTGAGCTTCGCCATGCAGGCCTTATCTGCTGAACAGCTGGTAAACACCCCTATGGAAATTGGAGTTCACAAAACTCCAGATGAAGCAGACATGAGGGTGGCCAGACTTAAATTAAAAGCAATGGGCATCGAAATCGATGATTTAACCGAAAAACAGGTTGAATATCTGGAAGGATGGGAACACGGAACCTAA
- a CDS encoding DUF2119 domain-containing protein, producing METTYSWETGGKGGTSRLLVGGIHGQEGSSTIKVIEVAKDISVPEGRWALYNFPPSPYLSTLDPLYYLSLAGSKLVSIIQENKPDIFLELHCYHPDSYFKLTKGDRKDFFGVPGLVELENGVLMGSVSPLIRSVFFALNDFPFVLEIPCNPSKEALKSCQRIMEIIASSSNRREILQKLGQIYPRQVQQLDDYFKEYTENFHPAFVEIKKRAMETDLKSYQDLDKLITEVVKQEDYDLNLRQIKQLEGAFLIFKEYSSFWCCKTAQI from the coding sequence ATGGAAACGACCTATTCGTGGGAAACTGGTGGTAAAGGCGGAACTTCCCGCCTGTTGGTGGGTGGAATACATGGCCAAGAGGGTTCGAGCACTATTAAAGTCATTGAGGTTGCTAAAGATATTAGTGTCCCGGAAGGACGCTGGGCACTCTACAATTTCCCTCCCAGTCCCTACCTGAGCACCCTGGATCCCCTTTATTATCTTTCTCTTGCAGGTAGCAAGCTGGTAAGCATCATTCAGGAGAATAAACCAGATATATTCCTAGAACTGCACTGTTACCATCCAGATAGTTATTTTAAACTCACCAAAGGAGACAGAAAGGATTTTTTCGGAGTTCCTGGCCTGGTGGAACTTGAAAATGGAGTGTTGATGGGTTCTGTTTCTCCCCTGATTCGTTCAGTATTTTTTGCTCTTAATGATTTCCCATTTGTCCTGGAAATCCCCTGCAACCCATCGAAAGAAGCATTAAAAAGCTGTCAGAGGATCATGGAGATAATTGCCAGCTCCAGCAACCGCAGAGAGATCCTGCAAAAACTGGGTCAAATTTACCCCAGGCAGGTCCAGCAACTGGATGATTATTTTAAAGAGTATACTGAGAATTTCCATCCCGCTTTCGTGGAAATTAAAAAGAGAGCCATGGAAACTGATTTAAAGAGTTATCAGGACCTGGATAAATTAATAACTGAAGTGGTAAAGCAGGAGGATTATGATTTAAATCTCCGACAGATAAAACAGTTGGAAGGTGCATTTCTGATTTTTAAGGAATATAGTTCATTCTGGTGTTGTAAAACAGCCCAAATTTAA